In Helianthus annuus cultivar XRQ/B chromosome 3, HanXRQr2.0-SUNRISE, whole genome shotgun sequence, a single window of DNA contains:
- the LOC118490647 gene encoding F-box protein At3g07870-like: MEDYVLPESLILDVLSRLPVKTIVRCKCVCKKWRDLVSDTYFVDLHLSRSRPCLMFHQYKNPHPILVFVEVEHEVDYDRLTIGHVKSLDLGLIAFRSLNQIFEVGSINGLICLRHEGYAIYIFNPVVVEEYMILPELTFLDCFSRVSYGFGVSMGGEYKVIRIIGRRIPEERFMASVEIEVYTLGTDQWRTLGQSPYHIQYRGLLVSGVFVNSHVYWFDYIQIYDFDLDTETFELIPPPAGLGDDHESKQMLGVLKGSLSLFSGSSLGFNVWVMKESSWHKAIAIRETIYPIFRSQVWKPLCLIDGLNGTSILILCVKEDRENVVGYCLNTNKILDLNIPGNYWMVISTYRPSFIKTPKLWIRES; this comes from the coding sequence ATGGAAGACTACGTGTTACCTGAAAGTCTCATCCTCGACGTTTTATCTCGACTTCCGGTCAAAACAATTGTCCGCTGCAAGTGCGTGTGCAAAAAGTGGCGTGATCTTGTTTCCGACACCTATTTTGTTGATCTTCATCTCTCCAGATCGCGTCCCTGCCTAATGTTTCATCAATACAAAAATCCACACCCGATATTAGTGTTCGTAGAAGTGGAACATGAAGTTGATTACGACCGCTTAACCATCGGTCATGTCAAAAGCCTTGACCTTGGTCTTATTGCTTTTCGTTCTCTTAATCAGATATTTGAAGTGGGTTCGATCAATGGTTTGATCTGCTTGCGTCACGAAGGTTATGCCATTTACATATTCAATCCTGTGGTGGTTGAAGAATATATGATCCTCCCTGAACTAACTTTTTTGGATTGTTTTTCGCGTGTAAGTTATGGTTTCGGAGTTTCAATGGGAGGGGAATACAAAGTCATACGGATCATAGGTAGGAGAATACCCGAAGAACGGTTTATGGCCTCGGTTGAAATCGAGGTTTACACCCTTGGCACAGATCAATGGAGAACTTTGGGACAAAGCCCTTACCACATTCAGTATAGGGGGCTGCTGGTTTCAGGTGTATTTGTGAATAGTCATGTGTATTGGTTTGATTATATCCAAATTTACGATTTCGATTTGGATACAGAGACATTTGAGTTAATTCCGCCCCCGGCTGGACTGGGAGATGATCATGAATCTAAGCAAATGTTGGGAGTACTGAAAGGCAGCTTAAGTCTATTTTCTGGGTCTTCGTTAGGGTTCAACGTTTGGGTGATGAAGGAATCTTCTTGGCATAAAGCGATAGCTATCCGGGAAACTATTTACCCTATATTTAGATCACAAGTGTGGAAACCTTTGTGTCTCATTGATGGTTTAAATGGTACTAGTATTTTGATCTTATGTGTTAAGGAAGATAGAGAAAACGTGGTGGGGTATTGTCTTAACACGAATAAGATTCTAGATTTGAATATTCCAGGCAACTACTGGATGGTAATTAGTACTTATCGTCCTAGTTTTATTAAAACTCCAAAACTTTGGATCAGAGAGAGTTGA
- the LOC110926794 gene encoding F-box protein At3g07870, translating to MEDAVLPESHILEVLSRLPLKTIIRCKCVCKRWRDLVSDPYFVDLHLSRSRPCLSFHQYDSPSSILELVEVEHEVDYDRLTLHHVKTLNLHLSAVPYPCNWTTQVGSVNGLICLHNRDFDTTYIFNPLDEEYMILPQPPKPNLEDVRFPLTYGFGVSMTGKYKVIWIYALKIEVYTLGTNQWRCFGPTPYRISYRWAVDPPGVFVNSHVYWIIHGQIYKFDMDTETFESFPSPPGELGDDQESMQMLGILKGSLSLFSWTSLGFNLWVKKESWYKAIAVIQENIDPFLKSLEWEPRFLMDGSDGTSILIFWPWPEENPSLLGYCLNTNKILDLNLPGDIFASMLTYRPSLVKLQNLGSERVRVGSLYSNDTVSAKNRYKSSLKFEQRASF from the coding sequence TGTGCAAAAGGTGGCGTGATCTTGTCTCCGACCCCTACTTTGTAGATCTTCATCTCTCCAGATCGCGTCCGTGCCTAAGTTTTCACCAATACGATTCTCCAAGCTCGATATTAGAGTTGGTAGAAGTGGAACACGAAGTTGATTACGACCGTTTAACCCTCCATCATGTCAAGACCCTTAATCTTCATCTTAGTGCAGTTCCCTACCCTTGTAATTGGACAACTCAAGTGGGCTCGGTTAATGGTTTGATCTGCTTGCACAACCGAGATTTTGATACGACTTACATATTCAATCCTTTGGACGAAGAATACATGATCCTCCCTCAACCACCAAAACCAAATTTGGAGGATGTTCGGTTCCCATTAACTTATGGTTTCGGAGTTTCAATGACAGGGAAATACAAAGTCATATGGATTTACGCGCTTAAAATTGAAGTTTACACCCTTGGAACCAACCAATGGAGATGTTTCGGACCAACCCCTTACCGCATTAGCTATCGTTGGGCTGTGGATCCGCCGGGTGTATTTGTGAATAGTCATGTTTATTGGATTATTCATGGCCAAATTTACAAATTCGATATGGACACTGAGACATTTGAGTCATTTCCGTCCCCTCCGGGGGAACTAGGGGATGATCAAGAATCAATGCAAATGCTGGGAATCCTGAAAGGCAGCTTAAGTCtgttttcttggacttcattagggtttaacCTTTGGGTGAAGAAGGAATCTTGGTATAAAGCGATAGCGGTGATCCAGGAAAACATAGACCCGTTTCTTAAATCGCTAGAGTGGGAACCCAGGTTTCTCATGGATGGTTCAGATGGTACTAGTATTTTGATCTTCTGGCCTTGGCCTGAGGAAAATCCAAGTCTGCTGGGGTATTGTCTTAACACGAATAAGATTCTAGATCTGAATTTGCCTGGCGACATCTTTGCAAGTATGCTTACGTATCGTCCTAGTCTTGTTAAGCTCCAAAACCTTGGATCAGAGAGAGTTCGAGTTGGTTCCTTGTACAGTAATGACACTGTCTCTGCGAAGAATAGATATAAGTCCAGTTTGAAGTTCGAGCAAAGGGCGTCATTCTAG